From Paenibacillus sp. GP183, one genomic window encodes:
- a CDS encoding fatty acid desaturase, whose amino-acid sequence MLQEEQHNQWRKDMAPYERPHIKHSVWQIINSVVPFLLLWSAAYLSLSVSYWITLPLAVAAGGFLVRIFIIFHDCCHKSFFKNRMANEIVGTLFGILTCVPYLQWRHSHSVHHATSGNLDKRGTGDIWTLTVEEYLSSSWIRRLFYRLYRNPFSMFVIGPIYVFLLEYRFNRKKAGTKERFNTYITNVGIIGGAGLLCWLLGWQQFLLIQGPIFLISGSIGIWLFYVQHQFEDTYFEGEENWDFVKAAMHGSSFYKLPKVLHFITGNIGYHHIHHLSPRVPNYYLEKVHSSNAKLRDVQTITLLTSLKSLRFRFWSEQSKKFVGFKDLKQFSFKRKA is encoded by the coding sequence ATGCTCCAAGAGGAACAACACAATCAATGGCGCAAAGACATGGCACCTTACGAAAGACCCCATATCAAACACAGTGTATGGCAAATCATTAATTCTGTTGTACCCTTTCTTTTACTTTGGTCCGCAGCCTACTTAAGTCTATCGGTTTCTTATTGGATTACCCTTCCGCTTGCTGTTGCAGCCGGGGGGTTTCTGGTACGGATTTTCATTATTTTTCATGATTGCTGTCATAAATCCTTTTTCAAAAACCGCATGGCGAATGAAATTGTCGGGACTCTATTCGGTATTCTGACATGCGTGCCCTATCTCCAATGGAGACACAGCCATTCTGTTCATCATGCTACAAGCGGCAATCTGGATAAACGCGGAACAGGCGATATATGGACGCTTACAGTTGAGGAGTATTTATCATCTTCATGGATTCGACGTTTGTTCTACCGCTTATACAGGAATCCCTTCTCGATGTTTGTTATTGGGCCCATCTACGTGTTCCTATTGGAATACCGATTTAACCGCAAAAAGGCCGGAACGAAAGAACGCTTCAACACTTACATTACCAACGTTGGCATTATTGGCGGGGCTGGATTGCTTTGCTGGTTACTCGGCTGGCAGCAATTTCTTCTGATTCAGGGTCCGATCTTTTTGATCTCGGGTTCAATTGGCATTTGGCTCTTTTACGTACAGCATCAGTTTGAAGATACCTACTTTGAAGGGGAAGAAAATTGGGACTTTGTGAAAGCTGCCATGCATGGCAGTTCCTTCTATAAGCTTCCGAAAGTGCTGCATTTTATTACGGGCAACATCGGTTATCACCATATTCACCATTTGAGCCCAAGAGTTCCTAACTATTACCTGGAAAAAGTGCATAGCTCTAATGCTAAATTGCGCGATGTACAGACGATAACCTTACTAACCAGCTTGAAGTCACTCCGATTCCGCTTTTGGAGTGAGCAGAGCAAGAAATTTGTAGGCTTCAAGGACCTTAAGCAATTTTCATTTAAACGTAAAGCATAA
- a CDS encoding IS4 family transposase: MDNVKDIRVICQCLRTLNVSGYRSVLDDHRTQKLFSGTAIELHVIAQLLQLPTYDVITEQLRAHPQLQQAIGLESISSAQLSRKTNSLCTQTLQQIFFQLISQIDQKTKSGAGITPNIGRLHIIDATDISLPALLGSWARCGSRKTGVRLHVRVVVADPDTVFPDKVIASTVNVRENKVVLDMVVEDDVTYVMDRGYESLPNFQTWITDNKLFVVRVRDRTHLYPISGSERKSVASVGPLRLLQDVDVLTNKTTTPLRLVEFEDDKGRRYRLITSRWDLTANEIAYIYKNRWKIELFFKWMKQHLKLVNLHGCQPDSVWNQLFLSLIAFAVSMLVKLALQTGKSQWNLLQLLRTYMYHPWKVFKQELNRPPTRQSKGRQKVDTAGRAKQESQRMILL, from the coding sequence ATGGATAACGTTAAAGATATTCGCGTCATTTGTCAATGCCTACGTACTCTCAATGTTTCAGGTTATCGTTCTGTACTCGACGATCATCGAACCCAAAAGTTGTTTTCAGGTACGGCTATCGAGCTTCATGTGATCGCTCAATTGCTGCAACTCCCTACGTATGATGTCATTACCGAACAATTGCGTGCGCATCCGCAATTGCAACAAGCGATCGGCCTGGAGTCCATCAGCAGCGCACAGCTTTCTCGCAAAACGAATAGCTTATGCACCCAAACCCTACAGCAGATCTTCTTTCAACTCATCAGCCAAATCGACCAGAAAACGAAGTCGGGGGCTGGAATTACGCCGAACATTGGGCGTCTGCATATCATCGATGCTACGGACATTTCCCTTCCCGCTTTATTAGGCAGTTGGGCTCGCTGTGGGTCGCGAAAAACAGGGGTTCGTCTTCATGTTCGTGTGGTTGTTGCAGATCCTGACACCGTATTCCCGGATAAGGTCATTGCTTCTACGGTCAATGTACGGGAAAATAAGGTCGTGCTAGATATGGTTGTGGAAGATGATGTCACCTATGTCATGGATCGGGGTTATGAAAGCCTCCCTAATTTCCAAACCTGGATAACGGACAATAAGCTTTTCGTGGTGCGTGTGCGGGATCGAACACATCTATATCCCATTAGCGGTAGTGAACGTAAGAGTGTGGCAAGCGTTGGGCCACTCCGGCTGCTTCAGGATGTGGATGTACTTACAAACAAGACCACAACTCCATTACGTCTGGTTGAATTTGAGGATGACAAGGGCCGCCGCTACCGGTTAATAACAAGTCGATGGGATTTAACTGCAAATGAGATTGCCTACATTTACAAGAATCGCTGGAAAATTGAGCTTTTCTTTAAATGGATGAAACAGCATTTGAAGCTAGTGAACCTGCATGGCTGCCAACCTGATTCAGTGTGGAACCAACTCTTTTTGTCCCTGATTGCTTTTGCTGTGAGTATGCTTGTAAAGCTAGCTTTGCAAACAGGAAAAAGTCAGTGGAACCTTTTACAACTGCTGCGAACGTACATGTACCACCCGTGGAAGGTGTTTAAGCAGGAGCTGAATCGACCACCCACGCGCCAGTCAAAAGGAAGACAAAAAGTGGACACGGCGGGAAGAGCCAAGCAAGAGTCGCAACGAATGATCTTACTTTAG